Proteins from a single region of Nitrososphaerota archaeon:
- a CDS encoding IS1/IS6 family transposase gives MKCKHVWAVEISIRIRHTVDGSRVIAEVSVSECYFCHSRNLKKFGIRRNKCGDIQRFVCSDCHRTFSVNVGFERMKHNPKAITTALQLYFSGESLRNTQKALRLLGVEISHKTVLNWIRKYVGLMEKYLDQITPDLGETWRADEVFVRVKGDMKYLFAMMDDDTRFWIAQQIANTKFTADVRPLFAQAKERTGKVPMTLITDGGKHFIKPFRKEFWDRTLYTHHVRDIRIDGTVHNNKMERMNGEIRDREKTFRSLKRMDTPILKGLQIYHNFVRPHEALKGETPADRAGIKVEGSDKWLTLIQNASKAPSTEITHGEEKLG, from the coding sequence CTGAAGTGCAAGCATGTGTGGGCCGTTGAGATTAGCATCCGAATCAGGCACACGGTGGACGGGAGCCGAGTGATTGCCGAGGTCTCGGTCTCCGAGTGCTACTTCTGCCACTCAAGGAATCTCAAGAAGTTCGGCATACGGAGGAACAAGTGCGGGGACATCCAGAGGTTCGTCTGCTCGGATTGCCACCGGACGTTCTCGGTGAACGTGGGGTTCGAGAGGATGAAGCACAACCCGAAGGCCATCACCACCGCGCTCCAACTCTACTTTAGCGGGGAGTCGCTCCGCAACACCCAGAAGGCCCTACGCCTGTTGGGGGTCGAGATTAGCCACAAGACCGTCCTCAACTGGATTCGGAAGTATGTCGGGCTGATGGAGAAGTATCTCGACCAAATCACCCCCGACCTTGGAGAGACTTGGAGGGCGGACGAAGTCTTTGTCCGCGTGAAGGGGGACATGAAATACCTGTTCGCCATGATGGACGACGACACCCGCTTCTGGATTGCACAGCAGATAGCGAACACGAAGTTCACGGCGGATGTAAGGCCCCTGTTCGCCCAAGCCAAAGAGCGGACGGGGAAGGTTCCCATGACCCTCATCACGGATGGGGGAAAGCACTTCATCAAGCCCTTCCGAAAGGAGTTCTGGGACAGGACGCTCTACACCCACCATGTCAGGGACATCAGGATTGATGGGACTGTCCACAACAACAAGATGGAGCGCATGAACGGGGAGATACGCGACCGAGAGAAGACCTTCAGGAGTCTGAAGCGGATGGATACGCCCATCCTGAAGGGCCTTCAGATTTACCACAACTTCGTAAGGCCCCATGAGGCCCTGAAGGGCGAGACTCCGGCGGACAGGGCGGGAATCAAAGTCGAGGGGTCGGATAAGTGGCTGACGCTGATTCAGAACGCGAGCAAGGCCCCATCAACCGAGATTACACACGGAGAGGAAAAACTTGGATAA
- a CDS encoding TRAM domain-containing protein — protein sequence MLGCEKTSFGRGGFGRSSGGSGGFRSFKPKPVEVGKEYDVTISEISRRGDGIAKIDGFVIFVAGAKQGWQGKVKVSQVANRFATASVVGGSEGMSGSDSQASSDSEEQGA from the coding sequence CTGCTAGGATGTGAAAAGACGAGTTTCGGACGAGGAGGCTTCGGGCGAAGCAGCGGCGGAAGCGGCGGCTTCAGGTCCTTTAAGCCCAAGCCTGTTGAAGTAGGAAAGGAGTACGACGTGACTATTTCCGAGATCAGCAGACGCGGTGACGGCATTGCGAAGATCGACGGTTTCGTTATCTTCGTGGCTGGCGCCAAGCAGGGCTGGCAGGGCAAGGTCAAGGTGTCCCAGGTAGCCAACAGGTTCGCCACGGCATCGGTCGTGGGCGGTTCTGAGGGCATGTCTGGTTCTGACAGCCAAGCCTCAAGCGACAGCGAAGAGCAAGGAGCGTAG
- a CDS encoding CBS domain-containing protein: MTLVVLYARDIVEKEFLSLSADTTVREGAKAMRDRKRGFAIVGTPALPSGIVTEWDILSKVVAEGRDPARTSMGDIMSTDLLSIDAGAGLSAVSETMTVHGVRRLLVKDGGEVVGFITSRTMLARMNEYVDKVSAQISRLQAPWF; encoded by the coding sequence TTGACGCTCGTGGTCCTCTACGCCCGGGACATAGTGGAGAAGGAGTTCCTCTCCCTTTCCGCGGACACCACCGTGAGGGAAGGGGCGAAGGCCATGAGGGACAGGAAGCGAGGGTTCGCCATCGTCGGCACCCCGGCCCTCCCGAGCGGAATAGTGACGGAGTGGGACATCCTGTCGAAGGTGGTCGCCGAGGGGAGGGACCCCGCGCGCACCTCGATGGGCGACATAATGTCCACCGACCTGCTCAGCATAGACGCCGGGGCAGGGCTGTCTGCCGTCTCCGAGACGATGACCGTGCACGGGGTCAGGAGGCTGCTGGTGAAGGACGGGGGAGAGGTCGTGGGTTTCATCACCTCGAGGACGATGCTCGCCCGGATGAACGAATACGTCGACAAGGTGTCCGCCCAGATCAGCAGGCTGCAGGCGCCCTGGTTCTGA
- a CDS encoding ribonuclease HI family protein, whose translation MTVTVYIDGLSEPQNPGTGTYGYLVYQDGKKVAEGSGLAGRGVTSNFAEYSALAEALKRLLALGIGGDVLVKSDSKLLVGQMGGGWKVKGGMYLEKLKEARELVREFGSVRFEWIPREQNQEADLLTRVAYQRYGASGG comes from the coding sequence TTGACGGTAACGGTGTACATCGACGGGCTCTCGGAGCCGCAAAACCCCGGCACCGGCACCTACGGGTACCTCGTCTACCAAGATGGGAAGAAGGTGGCCGAGGGGTCCGGGCTGGCCGGGCGCGGGGTCACGAGCAACTTCGCCGAGTACTCAGCCCTCGCTGAAGCGCTGAAGAGGCTCCTGGCCCTGGGGATAGGCGGGGACGTGCTGGTGAAGTCCGACTCGAAGCTCCTCGTCGGCCAGATGGGGGGAGGGTGGAAGGTCAAGGGGGGGATGTACCTGGAGAAGCTGAAGGAGGCCAGGGAGCTCGTCAGGGAGTTCGGCTCGGTCAGGTTCGAATGGATACCGAGGGAGCAGAACCAGGAGGCCGACCTCCTCACGAGGGTGGCGTATCAGCGGTACGGAGCCAGCGGAGGGTAG
- a CDS encoding 50S ribosomal protein L40e has protein sequence MPIADASKKQIAQKRRLFLQVCLRCGARNPINAERCRKCKSADLRLKNRSVGLKK, from the coding sequence TTGCCAATAGCAGACGCGTCGAAGAAGCAGATCGCACAGAAGCGGCGCCTCTTCCTTCAGGTCTGCCTCAGGTGCGGGGCCAGGAACCCGATCAACGCCGAAAGGTGCAGGAAGTGCAAGTCGGCGGACCTGCGGTTGAAGAACAGGTCCGTCGGGTTGAAGAAGTAA
- the sucD gene encoding succinate--CoA ligase subunit alpha, with amino-acid sequence MTGTYGRLHTKLMLQYGTNIVAGVTPGKGGQTVEGVPVYGTVSEAMAKTGARASVCFVPAEYTYSAGKEALEAGVALLVLITEHVPVRDELRLVQLAQTKGATIIGPNCPGIIVPSQKVKMGIMPAPSFSPGKVALFSRSGTLTYEIAGQLTAAGYGQSVAVGIGGDPINGSTPTEWMDFLQKDPGTEVVVAVGEIGGDAEERLARHIKKSGYSKPIVSYVAGRHAPKEKKMGHAGAIIYGDFGTADSKIRALTDAGVKVARTPMEVPSLVRQSL; translated from the coding sequence ATGACGGGGACCTACGGCAGGCTCCACACGAAGCTGATGCTCCAGTACGGCACCAACATCGTGGCAGGGGTCACCCCCGGGAAGGGGGGGCAGACCGTCGAAGGGGTCCCCGTGTACGGCACCGTGTCGGAGGCCATGGCGAAGACGGGGGCCAGGGCTTCGGTCTGTTTCGTCCCAGCAGAGTACACCTACTCGGCTGGCAAGGAGGCGCTGGAGGCGGGGGTGGCGCTCCTCGTCCTCATCACGGAGCACGTCCCCGTCCGCGACGAGCTCAGGCTCGTGCAGCTCGCCCAGACCAAGGGCGCGACGATAATAGGGCCGAACTGCCCCGGGATCATAGTCCCGTCGCAGAAGGTGAAGATGGGGATAATGCCGGCGCCTTCGTTCTCGCCTGGAAAGGTGGCGCTCTTCTCTCGCAGCGGGACCCTCACCTACGAGATAGCCGGGCAGCTTACGGCCGCGGGGTACGGGCAGTCGGTGGCCGTGGGGATCGGGGGGGACCCCATCAACGGCTCCACCCCCACAGAGTGGATGGACTTCCTCCAGAAGGACCCGGGGACCGAGGTCGTGGTGGCGGTCGGGGAGATCGGTGGGGACGCCGAGGAGCGCCTCGCGAGGCACATCAAGAAGTCGGGCTACAGCAAGCCCATAGTGTCCTACGTGGCTGGGAGGCACGCCCCCAAGGAGAAGAAGATGGGGCACGCAGGCGCGATCATCTACGGGGACTTCGGGACGGCGGACTCGAAGATACGGGCCCTCACAGACGCGGGGGTGAAGGTCGCGAGGACCCCCATGGAGGTCCCGTCCCTCGTCAGGCAGAGCCTCTGA
- a CDS encoding acetate--CoA ligase family protein — MRLFEYQAKELFKEYGLAVPKSIRADTADDAVEAFRKLTPPVAIKSQVLAGGRGKAGGIAIVSDAAKARSEAERIFGLSIGGEKPGVLLLEEAYPHDSEMYLSVTLDRGDRSFVVIAAKAGGVEVESLSGKVIRKIPLDGIDEGFAAAVAEELNLPPRQAEQHARILLSLERLAREKECELAEINPLAVGKDGTLMPLDAKVIVDDNALFRHPEFAKLHPEDELEGEASRQGFAFVRLGGDIAVVGNGAGLVLSTLDLVGDAGGTPACFLDLGGGAQQDRVEAALRLVNRLPGVSRILVNIYGGITRSTDVAAGIRAVLAEGGKPLYARVSGADEEEARKLLVGTRAKLFRTAPEAVEAVVKGQ, encoded by the coding sequence TGGCCGTCCCGAAGTCTATCAGGGCGGACACGGCAGACGACGCGGTCGAGGCGTTCAGGAAGCTCACCCCGCCCGTGGCCATAAAGTCGCAGGTCCTCGCCGGAGGGCGGGGGAAGGCGGGGGGGATAGCGATAGTCAGCGACGCGGCGAAGGCCAGGTCGGAGGCCGAGCGGATCTTCGGCCTGTCCATAGGCGGGGAGAAGCCCGGGGTCCTCCTCCTCGAGGAGGCATACCCCCACGATTCAGAGATGTACCTCTCGGTGACCCTCGACCGGGGGGACAGGTCGTTCGTCGTCATCGCAGCGAAGGCGGGGGGCGTCGAGGTCGAGTCGCTCTCCGGCAAGGTGATACGCAAGATCCCCCTGGACGGCATCGACGAAGGGTTCGCGGCCGCGGTGGCCGAAGAGTTGAACCTCCCGCCCCGCCAGGCGGAGCAGCACGCCCGTATCCTCCTCTCGCTCGAGCGCCTCGCCCGGGAGAAGGAGTGCGAGCTCGCGGAGATCAACCCTCTGGCGGTGGGGAAGGACGGGACCCTGATGCCCCTGGACGCCAAGGTCATCGTAGACGACAACGCGCTTTTCCGCCACCCGGAGTTCGCCAAGCTCCACCCGGAGGACGAGCTCGAGGGGGAGGCGTCCCGACAGGGGTTCGCCTTCGTAAGGCTCGGGGGAGACATAGCTGTCGTCGGGAACGGCGCCGGTCTCGTCCTTTCGACCCTCGACCTGGTGGGAGACGCGGGAGGGACCCCCGCCTGCTTCCTGGACCTGGGCGGCGGCGCGCAGCAGGACAGGGTCGAGGCTGCCCTCAGGCTGGTGAACAGGCTCCCGGGGGTCAGCCGCATCCTGGTCAACATCTACGGCGGGATAACCCGGAGCACCGACGTCGCGGCCGGGATAAGGGCGGTCCTGGCCGAGGGGGGGAAACCCCTCTACGCGAGGGTCAGCGGGGCAGACGAAGAGGAGGCGAGGAAGCTCCTCGTTGGGACGCGGGCCAAGCTCTTCAGGACGGCCCCCGAGGCCGTCGAGGCGGTGGTGAAGGGGCAGTGA